Proteins found in one Salvia splendens isolate huo1 chromosome 10, SspV2, whole genome shotgun sequence genomic segment:
- the LOC121750861 gene encoding LOB domain-containing protein 1-like, which translates to MGYSGNTSANASPPSVLSPTSSSSSPPVILSPCAACKILRRRCVDKCVLAPYFPPTDPLKFTIAHRVFGASNIIKLLQELPEDQRADAVNSMVYEANARLRDPVYGCAGAICHLQKQISELQAELAKAQAEIMNMQCQNSNLFELICKQMSSAKNDEENLQPFRDNSAFLLDESVLGVAWEPLWA; encoded by the exons ATGGGATACAGCGGAAACACCAGTGCGAATGCGAGCCCTCCCTCCGTCCTATCCCcgacctcctcctcctcgtccccTCCTGTCATTCTCAGCCCCTGCGCCGCCTGCAAGatcctccgccgccgctgcgtcGATAAATGCGTCTTGGCCCCTTACTTCCCGCCCACAGACCCCCTCAAATTCACCATTGCTCATCGTGTTTTTGGCGCTAGCAACATTATTAAGCTGTTGCAG GAACTCCCTGAGGATCAAAGAGCGGACGCTGTTAACAGCATGGTTTACGAGGCGAACGCGAGGCTGAGGGACCCGGTGTATGGCTGCGCGGGCGCGATCTGCCACCTGCAAAAGCAGATCAGTGAGCTTCAAGCCGAGCTAGCCAAAGCTCAGGCTGAGATCATGAACATGCAATGCCAGAATTCCAACTTGTTCGAGCTCATTTGCAAGCAAATGTCATCTGCGAAAAATGACGAGGAAAATCTGCAGCCGTTTCGCGACAATTCGGCCTTCCTTTTGGACGAGAGCGTTTTGGGCGTGGCTTGGGAGCCTCTATGGGCATGA
- the LOC121752359 gene encoding mitochondrial substrate carrier family protein C-like has translation MVVSGNDPLDSFLNSIQVVRNAFWPIESNFQKVTKNFEQCFSGASKNRNLNGGFDDASNELVAAQLDLNKKSGQSDRRKRRVPIKIFVGVFKDRGVNSVHSNVHVSRDDSVKLSRKGLKERYGDHNGGNEDKSFHGNCLHLDVALSFLINGIVQALPRSFKQEKRQAHKMSNEDKESRVKARVKSRVGSEIKQDSKVREGKDFPFDYFVGFVVDQFNHFPKFDVGGQDNECKSAECKPSAAPVNQFDHFKAFFSILEDKRADVNVFFWNLKFARVGGVPSSMVGVPSMKDVSDDRVSNVGNQEEIGGRSPQKLANGLLSIPLSNVERLRSTLSTVSLTELIELLPQIGRPSKEDHPDKKKLISVQDFFRYTEAEGKRFFFELDRDGDGQVTLEDLEVAMRKRKLPKRYANEFMRRARSHLFSKSFGWKQFLSLMEQKEPTILRAYTSLCLSKSGTLQKSEIVASLQNAGLPANEDNAVAMMRFLNADIQQSISYGHFRNFMLLLPSERLQEDPRSIWFEAATVVAVPPPVEIPAGSVLKAALIGGLSCALSTSLLHPVDTIKTRVQASTLTFPEILSQLPQLGVRGLYRGSVPAILGQFSSHGLRTGIMEASKLVLINFAPTLPELQVQSLASFCSTVLGTAVRIPCEVLKQRLQAGLFDNVGEAIVGTWQHDGLRGFFRGTGATLCREVPFYVAGMGLYAESKKAVQRLLERELEPWETIAVGALSGGLAAVLTTPFDVIKTRTMTAPQGRSVSLSIVAFSILRHEGPLGLFKGAVPRFFWIAPLGAMNFAGYELARKAMDKNKNEETELLLQK, from the exons ATGGTAGTATCAGGGAATGATCCGTTGGATTCGTTTTTGAATTCGATTCAAGTGGTTAGGAATGCTTTTTGGCCAATAGAATCGAATTTTCAAAAGGTTACCAAAAATTTCGAGCAGTGTTTTAGTGGGGCTTCGAAAAATCGGAACTTGAATGGGGGATTTGATGATGCTAGTAATGAGTTGGTGGCAGCTCAGTTGGATTTGAATAAGAAAAGTGGTCAAAGTGATCGGAGAAAAAGGAGAGTTCCAATCAAGATATTTGTTGGAGTGTTTAAGGATAGAGGTGTAAATAGTGTGCATAGTAACGTACATGTTAGTCGTGATGACAGTGTAAAATTGTCGAGGAAAGGGTTGAAAGAGAGGTATGGAGATCACAATGGTGGGAATGAGGATAAGAGCTTTCATGGGAACTGTCTGCATCTTGATGTGGCATTGTCGTTTTTGATAAATGGCATTGTACAGGCTCTCCCAAGATCATTCAAGCAGGAGAAGAGGCAGGCTCATAAGATGAGTAATGAGGATAAAGAATCTCGTGTGAAAGCTAGAGTAAAATCTAGGGTTGGTAGTGAGATTAAGCAGGATTCGAAGGTTAGAGAAGGGAAAGATTTTCCTTTTGATTATTTTGTAGGGTTTGTAGTTGATCAGTTCAACCATTTTCCGAAATTTGATGTGGGTGGTCAAGATAATGAATGTAAGAGTGCTGAGTGTAAACCCTCGGCCGCACCTGTTAATCAGTTTGACCACTTCAAGgcattttttagtattttagaAGATAAAAGAGCAGATGTGAATGTGTTTTTTTGGAATTTGAAGTTTGCTCGCGTGGGAGGTGTTCCGTCAAGTATGGTTGGAGTGCCTTCCATGAAGGATGTTAGCGATGATCGTGTTAGTAATGTTGGTAATCAGGAAGAAATAGGAGGCAGATCACCGCAAAAATTAGCCAATGGTTTGCTAAGTATTCCTTTGTCAAATGTTGAGCGTTTGAGGTCGACTCTGTCAACTGTTTCATTGACAGAATTGATTGAGCTTTTACCTCAGATTGGGCGACCTTCGAAAGAAGACCATCCTGACAAGAAGAAGCTGATCTCTGTCCAAGACTTTTTTAGATATACTGAGGCTGAAG GAAagagatttttttttgaattggaCAGAGATGGTGATGGGCAAGTTACCCTAGAAGATCTTGAAGTTGCCATGAGAAAGAGAAAACTACCTAAGAGATATGCCAATGAGTTCATGCGTCGTGCAAGAAGCCACTTGTTCTCAAAATCTTTTGGCTGGAAACAGTTTTTGTCCTTGATGGAACAGAAAGAGCCAACCATTCTTCGGGCTTACACTAGCCTCTGTTTGAGCAAGTCTGGGACGCTACAGAAAAGTGAAATTGTGGCATCACTACAGAATGCCGGACTGCCTGCGAATGAGGATAATGCTGTTGCGATGATGCGTTTTCTGAATGCTGATATACAGCAATCCATATCGTACGGGCATTTCCGGAACTTCATGCTTTTACTCCCATCTGAACGACTTCAAGAAGATCCAAG AAGCATTTGGTTTGAAGCTGCGACCGTGGTTGCTGTTCCTCCACCAGTAGAAATACCAGCTGGTAGTGTTCTAAAGGCAGCATTGATCGGGGGGCTTTCGTGTGCTTTGTCTACATCTTTACTGCACCCCGTTGACACGATTAAG ACAAGAGTTCAAGCTTCAACCCTCACCTTTCCAGAAATTTTATCCCAACTTCCACAACTCGGAGTTCGGGGCCTATATAGGGGGTCTGTTCCAGCCATATTGGGGCAATTTTCTAG TCATGGTCTCCGAACTGGAATTATGGAAGCAAGTAAGCTCGTCTTGATAAATTTTGCACCAACGCTACCTGAATTACAG GTTCAATCTTTGGCATCATTCTGTAGCACAGTTCTCGGAACAGCAGTACGTATTCCATGTGAGGTGTTGAAGCAAAGATTACAGGCTGGTCTGTTTGATAATGTCGGTGAAGCTATTGTTGGGACATGGCAGCACGATGGTCTCCGGGGTTTTTTCCGTGGGACTGGTGCAACTCTCTGCCGAGAAGTTCCATTCTACGTTGCTGGCATGGGCCTTTATGCTGAATCGAAGAAG GCTGTCCAACGGCTACTGGAACGAGAGCTGGAGCCTTGGGAAACCATAGCTGTCGGAGCTCTATCCGGGGGACTGGCTGCCGTCCTGACAACTCCCTTCGATGTGATAAAGACAAGGACAATGACCGCCCCTCAGGGACGCTCTGTGTCATTGTCAATTGTTGCTTTCTCAATCCTGCGCCATGAAGGTCCTCTTGGACTATTCAAGGGCGCTGTGCCCCGTTTCTTCTGGATCGCCCCTCTGGGCGCCATGAACTTTGCAGGCTACGAGCTTGCAAGAAAGGCGATggacaaaaacaaaaacgagGAAACTGAGCTCCTTCTGCAGAAATAG